The genomic interval CAGGGCAGCGGCTGGGCGATCCGGGAGGTTGATTTTAAGAAGGGTATTGATCCGGTTCTCCGCACCTATGCCTATGCGCCGAAACGCATGCCACGGTTGGTTGTGCTGGATCCGGGGCACGGCGGGAAAGATACCGGATCGATCAGTCCGAAGGGATATAAAGAGAAAGATATTGTGCTCGATATTTCCCATCGCATTCGGAAGCTTCTGGAAGACAGAGGGATCCGCGTACGGATGACGCGCACCGGGGACACCTATCCGCAACTTGATGCCCGTACCACCTATGCCTATAAAAACGGTGCTGATCTTTTTATCAGTATTCATGCGAATGCCGCCGGCGCTACCTCTGCGAGCGGGGTGGAAACATTCATTACCGCAGCGGCCGGATATGATTCGAGCAACCACTATGGCCAGGCCGGCGATAAATTTGCGTTTAAAAATAACACCTATGATGCACTCAATGCTTCGCTCGGGTTTTCCATTCACAGCAATGTTGTGAAAATGACCGGGCGTGATGACCGCGGGTTGCGCCGTGCCCGCTATTCGGTGCTCAAGCATTGTGCCTGTCCGGCTGCTTTGGTGGAGTGCGGGTTTCTGACCAATCCCGACGAAGAATCGCTGCTCAACACGTCCAGTTACCGGGAGCGATGTGCGCGCGGGATTTCCAATGGCGTGCTGGGTTACTTTACACTGATCAAGCGTGCTCTCCGTTAATGCGGAAAATTCAGAGCACCTAATACGTATTATTTCTGTACGCCTTTTGCTGTTGCAACCCGATGGCGAAGCGCGTAGCTTGGTTTTTTGTTCGCTGGGGGAGCCTCCGATGGTTCGGGGCTGAGATTCCAACCCTTGGAACCTGCGCGGGTTATGCCGCGAAGGGAAGCGATGCTTCTTCCTTTCCGGTCCGCATATTGATGAAAGATTGGTGGTGTATCTTGAGCGGTTACGGTAAATATTTTCCGAGGTCTGAAAAAGTCTATGTTGAAGGTTCGCGTCCGGATATCCGGGTCCCGTTCCGGAAAATCAAGCTGCACGGAGATAACGAAGACCTCAGCGTCTACGACGTCAGCGGTCCGTATACCGATGCTTCCTACGAACCCGATCTGAAGCAGGGGCTGCCGGCGATTCGCGAACAATGGATTGCTGAACGGGGAGACGTTGAGCCGCATACTGCCGGCGTTAAGATTTTGACTAATCCGGAAAAGGCTTTTAAAGGGCTTCAGCGTCAGCCGTTGCGTGCCAAAGAGGGTGTTTCCGTTACGCAGCTGACGTATGCAAAGAACGGCGTCATCACTCCTGAGATGGAATTCGTGGCGATTCGCGAGCGGGTTGAGGCTGAGTTTGTACGCGAGGAGGTGGCCGCCGGCCGTGCGGTTATTCCGCTCAATATCAACCATCCTGAAGCCGAGCCGATGATTATCGGCCGCAAATTTAAAACCAAGATCAATGCCAATATCGGAAATTCAGCGCTCGGATCGTCTATCGAAGAAGAGGTTGAAAAAATGCGCTGGGCAACGCTCTGGGGAGCCGACACCGTGATGGATCTTTCCACCGGTACGGACATTCACGATACACGTGAATGGATTGTCCGCAATTCACCGACACCGATCGGAACCGTTCCGCTCTATCAGGCCCTTAAGAAAATCGATGACAATGCCGAGGGCCTCTGTTGGGAGCTTTATCGCGATACGCTCATCGAGCAGGCGGA from Verrucomicrobia bacterium S94 carries:
- a CDS encoding N-acetylmuramoyl-L-alanine amidase, whose translation is MHSSTRKIFLGHVVLFAGGLTAGRAEARAPAGTVSLSYIARLYSMKISILGKKIRMENKYNRVEIETNSRRAYINGVMIWLHEPCRKQGSGWAIREVDFKKGIDPVLRTYAYAPKRMPRLVVLDPGHGGKDTGSISPKGYKEKDIVLDISHRIRKLLEDRGIRVRMTRTGDTYPQLDARTTYAYKNGADLFISIHANAAGATSASGVETFITAAAGYDSSNHYGQAGDKFAFKNNTYDALNASLGFSIHSNVVKMTGRDDRGLRRARYSVLKHCACPAALVECGFLTNPDEESLLNTSSYRERCARGISNGVLGYFTLIKRALR